A portion of the bacterium genome contains these proteins:
- a CDS encoding CaiB/BaiF CoA-transferase family protein encodes MPGSGGPLEGVRVIEACQVMAGPFCACLLGDMGADVIKVEKPGGGDDARLIGRHFAGDDGFGFMNLNRNKRSIVVNFKDEEGQAIVRELVASADIFIQNMRPGTIEKLGLGYEALKEINPGLVYVSISGYGRTGPYKDRPGFDLVSQGFSSLMSFTGEPNRPPAKIPVPICDLNAGMYSAFSALSAYIYKQKTGKGQLVDVSLTDAGLGYTFWQASQFFPSGDSPYPRGSAHELTAPYQAFRCADGHIVLGAANQSNWGRMCRAIGREDLMAREEYSNSKNRGLNYLLLAEELEAVFLTGTRAEWLAKLEKAGVPCGPIHNMAEAFAHPQIQAREMSVEVEHPVAGKMQVLGFPPKLSETRAGVRGPAPLLGQHTDEILRAAGKGAAEIQRLRDQGVVS; translated from the coding sequence ATGCCGGGAAGCGGCGGCCCGCTCGAGGGGGTGCGCGTCATCGAGGCCTGCCAGGTGATGGCGGGGCCTTTTTGCGCATGCCTGCTGGGGGACATGGGGGCCGATGTCATCAAAGTCGAAAAACCGGGAGGCGGGGACGACGCGCGGCTCATCGGGCGCCATTTCGCGGGGGACGACGGTTTCGGTTTCATGAACCTGAACCGGAACAAGCGGAGCATTGTCGTCAACTTCAAGGACGAGGAAGGGCAGGCGATTGTCCGGGAACTGGTCGCCTCCGCCGACATTTTTATACAGAACATGCGGCCGGGGACGATCGAAAAGCTGGGCCTGGGCTACGAGGCCCTGAAAGAGATAAACCCCGGCCTCGTCTACGTTTCAATATCGGGCTATGGCCGCACGGGACCTTACAAGGATCGGCCGGGGTTCGATCTCGTCTCCCAGGGGTTTTCCAGCCTCATGAGCTTCACGGGCGAGCCAAACCGGCCCCCCGCGAAAATCCCGGTGCCCATCTGCGATCTGAACGCGGGCATGTACTCCGCCTTCTCGGCGCTCTCGGCCTACATCTACAAGCAGAAGACCGGCAAAGGCCAGCTGGTGGACGTTTCCCTGACTGATGCCGGGCTCGGCTACACCTTCTGGCAGGCGTCCCAGTTTTTCCCCTCGGGCGATTCGCCCTACCCGCGCGGCTCGGCCCACGAACTGACCGCCCCCTACCAGGCGTTCCGGTGCGCCGACGGCCACATCGTGCTCGGGGCGGCGAACCAGTCGAACTGGGGAAGGATGTGCCGGGCCATCGGGCGCGAGGATTTGATGGCGCGGGAGGAATATTCGAATTCGAAAAACCGGGGGCTGAACTATCTTCTGTTGGCCGAGGAGCTCGAAGCGGTCTTTCTCACCGGTACGCGGGCGGAGTGGCTGGCCAAGCTGGAAAAGGCCGGGGTTCCCTGCGGACCGATTCACAACATGGCAGAGGCGTTCGCCCATCCGCAGATTCAGGCGCGGGAGATGTCCGTCGAGGTGGAGCATCCGGTGGCCGGAAAGATGCAGGTGCTCGGCTTTCCGCCCAAGCTCTCGGAGACCCGGGCCGGGGTGCGCGGACCCGCCCCCCTGCTGGGACAGCACACCGACGAAATTCTCCGGGCGG